The Microbacterium luteum genome includes a region encoding these proteins:
- a CDS encoding TlyA family RNA methyltransferase produces MTSRLDAALAARGLARSRTHAATLIGAGLVTVDGATVVKSSTRVADDARISVAASDHYVSRAAHKLIAGLDAFDVAVSDRCALDMGASTGGFTQVLCERGAAPVIAVDVGHGQLDPVIAGDPGVTSLEGYNVRHMDAEGLRAASGVAAPPSVVTGDLSFISLALVLPAVAATMAAGGDAVLLVKPQFEVGRTAVRGGLVTDPALRAEAVADVLWSAWDAGLGTRGVIASPLTGTHGNAEYLVHLAAGTGANPTEWLDTISELTGAR; encoded by the coding sequence ATGACGTCGCGCCTCGACGCGGCTCTGGCTGCGCGCGGTCTCGCGCGCTCCCGTACTCACGCCGCCACACTGATCGGTGCGGGTCTGGTCACCGTCGACGGGGCGACCGTGGTCAAGTCATCCACGCGCGTCGCTGACGACGCGCGCATCTCGGTCGCCGCCTCCGACCACTACGTCAGCCGTGCCGCTCACAAGCTGATCGCGGGCCTCGATGCATTCGACGTAGCAGTCTCGGACCGCTGCGCTCTCGATATGGGAGCGTCGACGGGTGGTTTCACCCAGGTTCTGTGCGAACGCGGTGCCGCACCGGTGATCGCCGTCGACGTCGGTCACGGCCAGCTCGATCCGGTGATCGCAGGGGACCCTGGCGTGACGAGCCTCGAAGGCTACAACGTTCGGCACATGGATGCGGAGGGGCTGCGAGCGGCCAGTGGCGTCGCCGCACCGCCGTCGGTGGTCACGGGAGACCTGTCGTTCATCTCGCTGGCGCTCGTGCTTCCCGCCGTCGCCGCGACGATGGCGGCAGGCGGCGACGCGGTGCTGCTGGTCAAGCCCCAGTTCGAAGTGGGACGCACTGCCGTGCGCGGCGGCCTGGTCACCGATCCGGCGCTTCGCGCCGAGGCTGTCGCGGATGTGCTGTGGAGCGCCTGGGACGCCGGGTTGGGCACCCGCGGGGTCATCGCCTCGCCACTGACCGGCACGCACGGCAACGCGGAGTATCTCGTGCATCTCGCCGCGGGCACCGGCGCGAATCCGACAGAATGGCTGGACACGATCTCCGAACTGACAGGAGCCCGATGA
- a CDS encoding HAD-IIA family hydrolase: MALFGRSAGRTPLEGVDTVLADLDGVVYAGSGAIPHAVDSLIRAASDRRLGYITNNASRTDASVAAHLRDLGLPTEPADVVTSPQAAVRLLATRVPAGSTILVVGGDGLVSEIEKHGFVVTRSAQDRPAAVVQGFAPEVGWTQLAEAAFALATPEDDGGIPWIATNTDWTIPQARGIAPGNGTLVSAVHTAVGRLATVAGKPEVPIFEEAVARFSSRAPLFLGDRLDTDILGANRAGIASALVLTGIDRPKHVLAAPSGSQPTYVLSDLRELHEPYPEVIRKDGVVRVRDARVRIDGADVSILAAGGSQIDLLRAGAHAIWDTGRQIFGFRVPDRLFADPFHRP, from the coding sequence ATGGCATTGTTCGGGCGCTCCGCCGGTCGTACTCCGCTTGAGGGTGTCGACACTGTTCTGGCGGACCTCGATGGCGTCGTGTACGCGGGGTCCGGCGCGATTCCGCACGCTGTCGACAGTCTCATCCGCGCGGCGTCTGATCGCCGTCTCGGTTACATCACCAACAATGCGTCGCGAACCGACGCGTCGGTGGCGGCGCATCTGCGCGACCTCGGTCTGCCGACGGAGCCCGCGGACGTAGTCACCAGTCCGCAGGCGGCGGTTCGGCTGCTCGCCACACGTGTGCCGGCCGGCTCGACGATCCTGGTCGTGGGCGGGGACGGCCTCGTGTCCGAGATCGAGAAGCATGGCTTCGTCGTCACGCGAAGTGCACAGGACCGACCCGCGGCTGTCGTGCAGGGCTTCGCGCCCGAGGTGGGGTGGACCCAGCTCGCCGAAGCGGCATTTGCGCTCGCGACCCCCGAAGACGACGGCGGCATCCCGTGGATCGCGACGAACACCGACTGGACGATTCCGCAGGCCCGGGGGATCGCGCCCGGGAACGGCACGCTCGTCTCCGCCGTCCACACGGCCGTCGGTCGTCTCGCAACGGTCGCCGGCAAGCCCGAGGTACCGATCTTCGAGGAGGCTGTTGCGCGGTTCTCCTCTCGCGCACCTCTGTTCCTCGGTGACCGGCTCGACACGGACATCCTCGGTGCCAATCGCGCGGGCATCGCTTCGGCTCTCGTCCTGACGGGAATCGACCGTCCCAAGCATGTGCTCGCCGCTCCGTCCGGGTCGCAGCCGACCTACGTGCTCTCGGACCTTCGAGAGCTGCATGAGCCGTATCCGGAGGTCATCCGGAAGGACGGCGTCGTACGCGTTCGCGATGCGCGCGTGCGGATCGACGGCGCGGACGTGAGCATCCTGGCGGCGGGTGGATCGCAGATCGATCTTCTCCGCGCGGGAGCGCATGCCATCTGGGATACCGGACGGCAGATCTTCGGCTTCCGGGTTCCGGACAGGCTGTTTGCCGATCCGTTCCATCGCCCCTGA
- the tyrS gene encoding tyrosine--tRNA ligase, translating into MSETVVKAVTPTNDPTFENVWDELVWRGLVQVSTDQDALRALLAGDPITYYCGFDPTAPSLHLGHLVQLLTMRRLQLAGHRPLGLVGGSTGLIGDPRPTAERTLNTRETVAEWVERLRAQVERYLSFEGANAARMVNNLDWTAPLSAIDFLREIGKHYRVGTMIKKDAVSARLNSDAGISYTEFSYQILQGLDFLELYRQYGCLLQTGGSDQWGNLTSGTDLVHRVEGVSVHAIGTPLITNSDGTKFGKSEGNAIWIDAELTSPYAFYQFWLNTDDRDVIERLKVFTFLTRAEIAQYEELVEKEPFRRAAQRRLALEVSALVHGVETTDAVVAASDALFGKGDLTALDPVALRQALRELPHASVEPGSSVVDALVATGLVSSLSEARRAIAQGGVAMNGVKVADDSAGVSGDLPGGLAVLRRGKKTLAGLFIEA; encoded by the coding sequence GTGTCTGAAACCGTTGTGAAAGCGGTGACCCCCACGAACGACCCGACGTTCGAGAACGTCTGGGACGAACTGGTGTGGCGGGGTCTCGTGCAGGTGTCCACCGATCAGGATGCGCTTCGCGCGCTGCTCGCCGGGGATCCGATCACGTACTACTGCGGCTTCGACCCGACTGCTCCGAGCCTCCATCTCGGTCATCTCGTGCAGCTGCTGACCATGCGCCGTCTTCAGTTGGCCGGCCACCGTCCCCTCGGCCTCGTCGGTGGCTCGACCGGGCTCATCGGAGACCCTCGTCCCACCGCGGAGCGCACGCTCAACACGCGCGAGACCGTCGCGGAGTGGGTCGAGAGGCTTCGGGCACAGGTCGAGCGCTACCTGAGCTTCGAGGGTGCGAATGCCGCGCGCATGGTGAACAATCTCGACTGGACGGCCCCGCTGTCAGCCATCGACTTCCTGCGCGAGATCGGCAAGCACTACCGCGTCGGCACGATGATCAAGAAGGATGCGGTGAGCGCGCGTCTGAACTCTGACGCCGGCATCAGCTACACCGAGTTCAGCTACCAGATCCTGCAGGGGCTGGACTTCCTCGAGCTCTACCGCCAGTACGGCTGCCTGCTGCAGACCGGGGGCAGTGACCAGTGGGGCAATCTCACCAGCGGCACCGACCTGGTCCATCGCGTCGAGGGCGTCTCCGTGCACGCGATCGGAACGCCGTTGATCACGAACAGCGACGGGACGAAGTTCGGCAAGAGCGAGGGCAACGCGATCTGGATCGACGCAGAACTCACGAGCCCGTACGCCTTCTACCAGTTCTGGCTCAATACCGATGACCGTGATGTGATCGAACGTCTGAAGGTCTTCACGTTCCTCACCCGCGCAGAGATCGCACAGTACGAGGAGCTCGTCGAGAAGGAGCCGTTCCGCCGTGCCGCACAGCGCCGACTCGCACTCGAGGTTTCTGCGCTCGTGCACGGTGTCGAGACCACGGATGCGGTGGTCGCTGCGTCGGACGCGCTCTTCGGCAAGGGGGATCTGACGGCACTCGACCCCGTAGCCCTGCGTCAGGCTCTTCGGGAGTTGCCGCACGCGTCGGTCGAGCCCGGTAGCTCCGTCGTCGACGCGCTGGTCGCGACCGGACTGGTCTCCAGCCTGTCGGAGGCGCGTCGCGCCATCGCCCAGGGCGGTGTTGCGATGAACGGCGTCAAGGTGGCCGACGATTCAGCCGGTGTCTCCGGCGATCTGCCGGGCGGGCTGGCGGTGCTGCGTCGCGGCAAGAAGACGCTCGCGGGTCTCTTCATCGAGGCCTGA
- a CDS encoding DNA-binding protein, with protein MFVLTIDQRDSRRGADLVPAALDGLTELGGDGWAARPERTAGDEMQMATTDAALALRVLLTSTRSGAWSVGVGVGAVEAPLPRSVRAGRGAAFIAARDAVDRAKTTALRCAVSGGAAAQDGEALVHLLVDVRDRRSDEGWEVYDLLAEGLTQREAAERLGISAGAVSLRAKAAALRLEEAAVPALVHVLERADSSAEDEPA; from the coding sequence ATGTTCGTCCTGACGATCGACCAGCGAGACAGCCGCCGCGGCGCTGATCTCGTGCCCGCCGCCCTCGACGGCCTCACCGAACTCGGGGGCGACGGCTGGGCGGCGAGACCCGAACGTACCGCGGGTGACGAGATGCAGATGGCGACGACCGACGCGGCGCTGGCGCTCCGTGTTCTCCTGACGAGCACGAGGAGCGGAGCCTGGAGCGTCGGCGTCGGCGTCGGCGCGGTGGAGGCGCCGCTCCCCCGCAGCGTGCGTGCCGGCCGGGGAGCGGCGTTCATCGCCGCTCGTGACGCGGTCGACCGCGCCAAGACCACGGCCCTGCGGTGTGCGGTCTCCGGCGGCGCCGCTGCCCAGGACGGCGAGGCCCTCGTGCACCTCCTCGTCGACGTGCGGGACCGGCGCAGCGACGAGGGATGGGAGGTCTACGACCTGCTCGCCGAGGGACTCACCCAGCGCGAGGCCGCCGAGCGGCTGGGCATCAGCGCCGGAGCAGTGAGCCTGCGGGCGAAGGCCGCTGCGCTCCGCCTCGAAGAAGCCGCTGTCCCCGCACTCGTCCACGTGTTGGAACGCGCCGACAGCAGCGCCGAGGACGAGCCCGCATGA
- the argH gene encoding argininosuccinate lyase: MSESKTEGTNEGALWGARFATGPSPELEALSRSTHFDWAMAPYDLAGSHAHAKALAAAGYLTADEEVAMHAGLDALARRVADGTLLPAPHDEDVHGALEAALIAEVGAHLGGKLRAGRSRNDQIATLVRLYLLDHSRTIARDILRVIDALTSQAEAHPDAIMPGRTHLQHAQPVLLAHHLQAHAWPLVRDLERLRDWSVRASVSPYGGGALAGSTLGLDPQLVADELGLARPAENSLDGTSSRDVVAEFAFIAAMIGVDLSRLSEEIILWNTREFGFVTLDDGYSTGSSIMPQKKNPDIAELARGKSGRLIGNLTGLLATLKGLPIAYNRDLQEDKEPVFDSVATLELVLPAFAGMVATLRFDTSRMAELAPAGFSLATDVAEWLVKQGVPFREAHEISGSLVRACEDREIELHEASDEVLAAVSPHLTPEVRDVLTVEGSVGSRLGVGGTAPVRVAEQRVELIERSQTAAHALGI; encoded by the coding sequence GTGAGTGAGAGCAAGACCGAAGGCACGAACGAGGGCGCCCTCTGGGGAGCACGCTTCGCGACGGGTCCGTCGCCCGAGCTGGAGGCCTTGAGCCGTTCCACCCACTTCGACTGGGCGATGGCGCCGTATGACCTCGCCGGTTCCCATGCCCACGCCAAGGCGCTCGCCGCTGCGGGGTATCTCACGGCGGACGAGGAAGTTGCGATGCACGCGGGGTTGGATGCTCTCGCTCGACGTGTGGCCGACGGCACGTTGCTTCCGGCTCCGCACGACGAAGATGTGCACGGCGCCCTCGAAGCGGCGCTGATCGCGGAGGTCGGTGCTCACCTCGGCGGGAAGCTCCGTGCCGGTCGCAGTCGCAACGACCAGATCGCCACCCTCGTGCGGCTTTACCTGCTGGATCACTCACGCACGATCGCGCGCGACATCCTCCGTGTCATCGATGCGCTCACTTCGCAGGCCGAGGCGCACCCGGATGCCATCATGCCCGGGCGAACACACCTTCAGCACGCGCAGCCGGTCCTGCTGGCGCATCACCTCCAGGCGCACGCCTGGCCTCTCGTGCGCGATCTCGAGCGCCTGCGCGACTGGTCCGTCCGCGCCTCCGTCTCGCCGTACGGGGGCGGCGCGCTCGCCGGATCGACGCTCGGGCTCGACCCGCAGCTCGTCGCCGACGAACTCGGCCTGGCGCGCCCGGCGGAGAACTCCCTCGACGGCACGTCGTCCCGTGACGTCGTGGCGGAATTCGCTTTCATCGCGGCGATGATCGGCGTCGATCTGTCGAGGCTGTCGGAGGAGATCATCCTCTGGAACACCCGCGAGTTCGGATTCGTGACGCTCGACGACGGATACTCGACCGGGTCGAGCATCATGCCCCAGAAGAAGAACCCCGACATCGCCGAGTTGGCCCGCGGCAAGTCTGGGCGCCTGATCGGCAATCTGACCGGCCTGCTCGCGACCCTCAAGGGGCTGCCGATCGCGTACAACCGCGACCTTCAGGAAGACAAGGAGCCCGTCTTCGACTCGGTCGCCACCCTCGAGCTCGTCCTGCCGGCTTTCGCGGGCATGGTCGCCACGCTGCGCTTCGATACGTCGCGGATGGCCGAACTGGCCCCTGCCGGCTTCTCGCTGGCCACCGACGTCGCGGAATGGCTCGTCAAGCAGGGGGTGCCCTTCCGCGAGGCGCATGAGATCTCGGGCAGCCTCGTGCGTGCGTGCGAGGATCGTGAGATCGAGCTGCACGAGGCCTCGGACGAGGTGCTGGCCGCCGTCTCGCCCCATCTGACGCCGGAGGTTCGCGACGTGCTGACGGTCGAGGGTTCGGTCGGCAGCCGCCTCGGGGTCGGCGGCACGGCGCCGGTGCGGGTCGCTGAGCAGCGCGTGGAACTCATCGAGCGTTCGCAGACCGCGGCTCACGCCCTGGGAATCTGA
- a CDS encoding heparan-alpha-glucosaminide N-acetyltransferase domain-containing protein, whose protein sequence is MTDPASDATGAVRPRLSRNGIQLNGAGRIAGLDFARGLAIIGMLAAHLLWLGDDVVLADPSTWSNIAAGRSSILFATLAGVSLGLMTGGRHPARGAAMGVARRRIALRAALLWVLGVLLIGTGVPVYVILPAYAVLFLLALPALTLSARVVLVLAAVLAVVMPFAQVLLDALPFWGTPIGESAALMIGWQYPFPVWMAFVLAGLGIARAGLQRRSVQVGAVLAGGALAALGYGLNAASGLAAADEWTSFGGAVWTARPHSSGLLEVIGSGGFALAVIGGCVLVCGPWWRGSVMSPAGWIVLPVRAVGAMPLSAYTAQLVIWAIAAAVILGDPSDLQGFRDLDPFWPITAVLIVAATVWALTIGRGPLEAATDRVTRVLVPGRADTAAETRLGPR, encoded by the coding sequence GTGACCGATCCGGCATCGGATGCGACCGGAGCGGTTCGTCCGCGCCTGTCGCGCAACGGGATCCAGCTGAACGGTGCGGGCCGCATCGCCGGCCTCGACTTCGCCCGCGGGCTGGCGATCATCGGGATGCTGGCGGCGCACCTGCTCTGGCTGGGGGACGACGTGGTCCTCGCCGATCCGTCGACCTGGTCGAACATCGCAGCCGGACGGTCATCGATTCTCTTCGCGACGCTTGCCGGCGTGTCGCTCGGCCTCATGACGGGAGGGCGTCATCCGGCCCGCGGCGCAGCCATGGGTGTTGCACGACGCCGGATCGCGCTGCGTGCAGCGCTGCTGTGGGTGCTCGGGGTTCTCCTGATCGGAACCGGCGTGCCCGTCTACGTCATCCTCCCGGCATATGCGGTGCTGTTCCTGCTCGCGCTGCCCGCTCTCACCCTGTCCGCCCGCGTCGTGCTCGTCCTGGCAGCCGTGCTCGCCGTGGTGATGCCGTTCGCACAGGTCCTGCTGGATGCCCTCCCCTTCTGGGGCACGCCGATCGGCGAATCCGCCGCGCTCATGATCGGATGGCAGTATCCGTTCCCCGTGTGGATGGCCTTCGTGCTGGCTGGCCTCGGCATCGCGCGCGCGGGTCTGCAGCGCAGGAGCGTCCAGGTCGGCGCTGTGCTCGCCGGCGGAGCTCTCGCTGCCCTCGGCTACGGGCTGAATGCTGCGAGCGGGCTCGCCGCGGCCGACGAGTGGACCTCCTTCGGCGGCGCGGTGTGGACTGCTCGACCGCATTCGAGCGGGCTGCTGGAGGTCATCGGTTCCGGAGGTTTCGCGCTCGCCGTCATCGGCGGGTGCGTGCTGGTGTGCGGTCCCTGGTGGCGGGGGAGCGTGATGAGCCCGGCGGGGTGGATCGTCCTGCCCGTGCGCGCCGTCGGAGCGATGCCGCTGAGTGCGTACACCGCGCAGCTCGTGATCTGGGCGATCGCAGCGGCGGTGATCCTGGGGGATCCGTCCGACCTTCAGGGCTTCCGCGACCTCGACCCGTTCTGGCCGATCACGGCGGTCCTGATCGTCGCCGCGACCGTCTGGGCGCTGACGATCGGACGCGGACCGCTGGAGGCGGCGACCGACCGGGTCACGCGAGTGCTCGTGCCCGGTCGTGCGGACACGGCGGCGGAGACCCGTCTCGGACCTCGCTAG
- the argF gene encoding ornithine carbamoyltransferase, giving the protein MTRHLLRDDDLTTDEQTEILDLAVALKKDRWKLKPLEGPQTVAVIFDKSSTRTRVSFAVGIADLGGSPLIISTASSQLGGKETPADTARVLERQVAAIVWRTYAQAGLEQMAAGTRVPVVNALSDDFHPCQLLADLLTIREHKGDLDGLTLAFFGDGRSNMAHSYVLAGVTAGMHVRVASPEHYAPRDDVIADADRRAAETGGSVTLYTDANEAAAGADVVVTDTWVSMGKEEEKLARLRDLGEYKVTTELMRLAKDDAIFIHCLPADRGYEVDAEVIDGPQSVVWDEAENRLHAQKALLVWLLRQG; this is encoded by the coding sequence ATGACCCGCCACCTGCTGCGCGACGACGACCTGACCACGGACGAGCAGACCGAGATCCTCGACCTCGCCGTCGCGTTGAAGAAGGACCGCTGGAAGCTCAAGCCCCTCGAAGGTCCGCAGACGGTCGCGGTCATCTTCGACAAGTCGTCCACGCGCACCAGGGTCTCGTTCGCGGTGGGAATCGCCGACCTCGGCGGCTCGCCCCTGATCATCTCGACCGCAAGCAGCCAGCTCGGCGGCAAGGAGACTCCCGCCGACACGGCCCGGGTGCTCGAGCGACAGGTGGCCGCCATCGTCTGGCGCACGTACGCCCAGGCGGGACTTGAGCAGATGGCCGCGGGAACCCGGGTGCCGGTCGTCAATGCGCTCAGCGACGACTTCCACCCGTGTCAGCTGCTCGCCGATCTGCTGACGATCCGCGAGCACAAGGGAGATCTCGACGGTCTCACGCTCGCCTTCTTCGGAGACGGTCGCAGCAACATGGCGCACTCGTATGTGCTCGCGGGCGTCACCGCCGGCATGCACGTGCGCGTCGCATCCCCGGAGCACTACGCCCCGCGCGACGATGTGATCGCCGACGCCGATCGTCGCGCCGCGGAGACCGGTGGTTCGGTGACGCTGTACACCGACGCGAACGAGGCCGCGGCCGGTGCCGACGTCGTCGTGACCGACACCTGGGTGTCGATGGGCAAGGAGGAGGAGAAGCTCGCGCGTCTGCGCGATCTGGGCGAGTACAAGGTCACCACCGAACTCATGCGCCTCGCGAAGGACGATGCGATCTTCATCCACTGTCTTCCCGCCGATCGCGGATACGAGGTCGACGCCGAGGTGATCGACGGCCCCCAGAGCGTCGTATGGGACGAGGCGGAGAATCGCCTGCACGCGCAGAAGGCCCTGCTGGTCTGGCTTCTGCGTCAGGGCTGA
- a CDS encoding acetylornithine transaminase — protein sequence MTGTATWRDDAGRDLIRNAGDRFALFVRGEGAYVWDEHGTRYLDFLAGIAVNSLGHAHPVFVDAVATQAATLAHVSNYFATPPQLALAAKLKDLAGTGPSGRVYFANSGAEANEAAFKLARLHGAARDGRPARLRILTLENAFHGRTMGTLALTGKPAMQEPFLPMVAGVEHIAPTIEALEHAMGDDVAALVVEPIQGEAGVVDLPEGYLAAARELTARHGALLIVDEIQTGAGRTGEWFGYQHAGITPDAITVAKGIGGGFPIGALVTFGDSSELFYPGTHGSTFGGNALGTAVSLAVLCEIERADLVENAATRGTQLRERISAIGSPLVAGTRGRGLLIGVALKHPVAGAVVAAAQEHGLIVNAANPSTVRVAPPLNIGDVEIDDFIGLFARALATVETSVLLDADESATTEVPA from the coding sequence ATGACCGGGACGGCGACGTGGCGGGATGACGCGGGACGCGATCTGATCCGGAACGCGGGAGATCGCTTCGCGCTCTTCGTCCGAGGGGAGGGGGCGTACGTCTGGGACGAGCACGGTACGCGATATCTCGACTTCCTGGCGGGGATCGCCGTCAACTCCCTCGGGCACGCGCATCCCGTCTTCGTGGATGCCGTCGCCACTCAGGCGGCGACGCTCGCTCATGTGTCGAATTACTTCGCCACGCCGCCTCAGCTCGCCCTGGCCGCCAAGCTCAAGGATCTCGCGGGGACCGGGCCGAGCGGACGCGTCTACTTCGCCAATTCCGGTGCGGAGGCGAACGAGGCCGCCTTCAAGCTGGCGCGGCTCCACGGTGCGGCGCGAGATGGACGTCCCGCACGGCTGCGCATCCTCACCCTGGAGAACGCCTTCCACGGGCGCACGATGGGAACGCTCGCGCTCACCGGGAAGCCCGCGATGCAGGAGCCGTTCCTGCCCATGGTGGCGGGCGTCGAGCACATCGCCCCGACGATCGAAGCGCTCGAGCATGCGATGGGTGACGACGTCGCGGCGCTCGTGGTGGAGCCGATCCAGGGCGAGGCGGGTGTCGTCGACCTGCCGGAGGGATATCTGGCGGCCGCACGCGAGCTTACGGCTCGCCACGGTGCTCTTCTCATCGTCGATGAGATCCAGACCGGTGCCGGCCGCACGGGGGAGTGGTTCGGCTACCAGCATGCCGGGATCACCCCCGACGCGATCACCGTCGCGAAGGGGATCGGAGGCGGCTTCCCGATCGGCGCTCTGGTGACCTTCGGCGACAGCAGCGAGCTCTTCTACCCGGGAACCCACGGGTCGACCTTCGGTGGCAACGCCCTCGGGACCGCGGTCTCCCTCGCGGTGCTGTGCGAGATCGAGCGGGCCGACCTGGTCGAGAACGCCGCGACGCGCGGCACGCAGCTGCGCGAGCGGATCTCCGCCATCGGCTCGCCCCTCGTCGCGGGAACGCGTGGCCGCGGACTCCTGATCGGGGTCGCCCTGAAGCATCCGGTCGCCGGTGCCGTCGTCGCCGCGGCGCAGGAGCACGGCCTGATCGTGAACGCGGCGAACCCGTCGACCGTTCGCGTCGCACCGCCGCTGAACATCGGCGACGTCGAGATCGATGACTTCATCGGACTGTTCGCCCGCGCCCTCGCCACGGTGGAGACGTCCGTTCTGCTGGACGCCGATGAATCGGCCACGACGGAGGTACCCGCATGA
- the argB gene encoding acetylglutamate kinase, whose protein sequence is MTDIQDTDPTAASARVEAMIESLPWLQRFRDQTVVIKYGGNAMVSDELQEAFAADVAYLRYVGVKPVIVHGGGPQISSMLDRLAIPSEFKGGYRVTTTEAISVVRMVLTGQINPQLVAKINAHGPLATGLSGEDAGLFTGRRRGVMLDGVEHDLGRVGDVVSVDPQPVLDQLEAGRIPVVSSIAPDSDNPGHSLNVNADAAASALAVALGAAKLVVLTDVAGLYADWPNRDSLVSHLTSTELTELLPTLESGMIPKMTACLHAVQGGVETAAIIDGRVPHSVLVEIFTNKGIGTEVVDG, encoded by the coding sequence ATGACCGACATCCAGGACACCGACCCGACCGCTGCCAGCGCGCGCGTGGAGGCGATGATCGAGTCGCTGCCGTGGCTGCAGCGCTTCCGCGACCAGACGGTGGTCATCAAGTACGGCGGGAATGCCATGGTCTCCGACGAGTTGCAGGAGGCCTTCGCCGCCGACGTCGCCTATCTGCGCTACGTCGGCGTGAAGCCGGTGATCGTGCACGGCGGAGGCCCGCAGATCTCCTCGATGCTCGACCGCCTCGCGATCCCGAGCGAGTTCAAGGGCGGCTATCGCGTCACGACGACCGAAGCGATCTCGGTGGTGCGGATGGTGCTGACCGGCCAGATCAACCCTCAGCTGGTGGCCAAGATCAACGCCCACGGGCCCCTCGCCACCGGCCTGTCCGGAGAGGACGCGGGCCTGTTCACCGGGCGACGTCGCGGCGTGATGCTCGACGGGGTGGAACACGACCTCGGGCGCGTCGGCGACGTGGTGAGCGTGGACCCGCAGCCGGTGCTCGACCAGCTCGAGGCCGGCCGGATCCCGGTGGTCTCGAGCATCGCCCCGGACAGCGACAACCCCGGGCATTCGCTCAACGTCAATGCGGATGCGGCAGCGTCCGCCCTCGCCGTGGCGCTCGGGGCGGCGAAGCTGGTCGTGCTCACCGATGTCGCCGGGCTCTACGCCGACTGGCCGAACCGCGACTCCCTCGTGTCGCACCTGACCTCGACCGAGCTCACCGAACTGCTGCCCACCCTCGAGTCGGGGATGATCCCGAAGATGACGGCGTGTCTGCACGCAGTGCAGGGCGGCGTCGAGACGGCGGCGATCATCGACGGCCGGGTGCCGCATTCGGTGCTGGTGGAGATCTTCACGAACAAGGGAATCGGAACCGAGGTGGTGGACGGATGA
- the argJ gene encoding bifunctional glutamate N-acetyltransferase/amino-acid acetyltransferase ArgJ translates to MSVTAPQGFEAAGVAVGLKSTGKPDVAVVVNRGPLTAGAAVFTSNRAKANPILWSEQVVKDGAIAAIVLNSGGANCFTGSFGFQTTHQTAEKAAELLEIGAGDVVVCSTGLIGTGDAVFRGKVLEGTEKAIAALSTDGGEDAALAIMTTDSRAKRSVRSVDGWTIGAMAKGAGMLAPGLATMLVVVTTDAIVTPAEADAHLRAATRVSFDRLDSDGCMSTNDQVTLMASGASGITPEPDAFRAALIDVCTDLAIQLQSDAEGASHDITIEVVGAVSEDDAVEVGRSVARNNLFKAAVFGKDPNWGRVLAAIGTTDAAFDPYDVDVSMNGVRVCTSGGPDRPREDVDLSPRATHVLIDLKVGDAFATIYTNDLTHDYVHENSAYSS, encoded by the coding sequence GTGAGCGTCACCGCCCCCCAGGGATTCGAAGCGGCCGGCGTCGCGGTCGGTCTGAAGTCCACCGGCAAGCCGGACGTCGCGGTGGTCGTCAATCGTGGCCCGCTCACCGCGGGCGCGGCCGTCTTCACGTCCAATCGCGCGAAGGCCAACCCGATCCTGTGGTCCGAGCAGGTCGTGAAGGACGGGGCGATCGCGGCGATCGTTCTCAACTCCGGCGGGGCGAACTGCTTCACCGGCAGCTTCGGGTTCCAGACCACGCATCAGACCGCCGAGAAGGCCGCGGAACTGCTCGAGATCGGCGCCGGCGACGTGGTGGTGTGCTCGACCGGGCTCATCGGCACCGGCGACGCCGTCTTCCGCGGCAAAGTGCTCGAAGGGACCGAGAAGGCGATCGCCGCGCTGTCCACAGACGGCGGAGAAGACGCCGCGCTTGCGATCATGACGACGGACTCGCGGGCGAAGCGGTCGGTCCGCTCCGTCGACGGCTGGACGATCGGTGCCATGGCGAAAGGGGCGGGGATGCTCGCACCGGGCCTGGCGACGATGCTCGTCGTCGTGACGACCGACGCCATCGTGACCCCGGCCGAGGCGGATGCGCACCTGCGCGCGGCCACCCGAGTGAGCTTCGATCGGCTCGATTCCGACGGCTGCATGTCCACCAACGACCAGGTGACCCTCATGGCGAGCGGCGCATCCGGGATCACGCCGGAGCCCGATGCGTTCCGCGCCGCGCTCATCGACGTGTGCACCGACCTCGCGATCCAGCTGCAGTCCGATGCGGAGGGGGCGAGCCACGACATCACGATCGAGGTCGTCGGTGCCGTCTCCGAAGACGACGCCGTCGAGGTGGGTCGCTCGGTCGCTCGCAACAACCTGTTCAAGGCCGCCGTCTTCGGCAAGGACCCGAACTGGGGGCGCGTGCTCGCCGCGATCGGCACCACCGATGCCGCGTTCGACCCCTACGACGTGGACGTGTCGATGAACGGTGTGCGCGTATGCACCTCCGGCGGCCCCGACCGGCCGCGTGAAGACGTCGACCTGTCGCCGCGCGCCACCCATGTCCTGATCGATCTGAAGGTCGGCGACGCCTTCGCGACGATCTACACCAACGACCTCACCCACGATTACGTCCACGAGAACAGCGCGTACTCCTCATGA